A genomic stretch from Pseudoliparis swirei isolate HS2019 ecotype Mariana Trench chromosome 18, NWPU_hadal_v1, whole genome shotgun sequence includes:
- the ddi2 gene encoding protein DDI1 homolog 2 isoform X1, whose product MLVTVFCEPKDRPETTFALDVSPELELRDFIALCELESGIPAGEIQITYVEQTLKDQTRALGNYGVKDGDVVVLSQADRRPPPTQQAFPGLPHIDFRSITIPGTSSSSQRGSIMQQQTSPPQTQPQQQPQRAAQPSTPMAFRGSSPQGLDDPALLQQMLLSNPHELSLLKERNPPLADALLSGDLERFTKVLLEQQQDRAKREQERIRLLTADPFDLDAQAKIEEDIRQHNVEENMTIAMEEAPESFGQVVMLYINCKVNGHPVKAFVDSGAQMTIMSQACAERCNIMRLVDRRWAGIAKGVGTQKIIGRVHLAQVQIEGDFLPCSFSILEDQPMDMLLGLDMLKRHQCSIDLKKNLVLIGTTGTETRFLPESELPECARLAYGTEGREDAPPDEQADRELAEALQRSIQESDTADGQTTSPQPPPFTLPRTLGQTSSPTSTSHSPSSGPPHPAAMEQASAPEMCPDRPGLPQPSSSAEDAGVAPNQLHPPPLSVHTDSKVPPVPTPLPDVLRTCTPPADPTVFEYPGSEVQPGHTEGNADSDEVMNSPTLPRPEELSPIQPMEQEATESNTAAATEARLSVVSRPTSVEMESPAASQGVPSSQRDQPEGEHCSPSDSVPSLAAALVELHELLASNNRAPSQNHSTACSPSHPFDQETKEATPEPRTPMRENIQLHPSTAISAGEPNDAKAHHAAAVSAEGPSKCLVADLSGPDAAETAEGHGPPRCPDGSVKRRGDAVNNISRREPEVPPDPARDLEFREPPEGQQGRGVADGTNTPDTPGLQTEDTLLGPPSLAVGSREEVSSASPPSPTPLAQAPPLPSPAPPPSPASLLPSPHLFIGQFPAEHIQRIQAAGFSARAAAEALEQAHGVVELALLALLARSITVPTKTRH is encoded by the exons ATGCTGGTCACTGTTTTCTGCGAGCCGAAGGATCGCCCAGAAACCACCTTCGCCCTCGATGTATCTCCAGAGCTGGAGCTGAGAGACTTTATCGCACTTTGTGAGCTAGAATCAGGAATCCCAGCTGGAGAAATCCAG ATCACATATGTAGAACAGACCCTAAAAGACCAAACTCGTGCCTTGGGGAACTATGGTGTTAAGGATGGAGACGTGGTGGTCCTCAGCCAAGCTGACAGAAGGCCACCACCAACTCAACAAGCTTTTCCAG GTCTGCCCCATATTGACTTTCGTTCCATCACAATCCCCGGTACCTCTTCTTCGAGTCAACGTGGTTCCATAATGCAGCAACAGACTTCACCACCACAGACACAGCCCCAACAGCAGCCACAGCGTGCTGCACAACCTTCAACGCCAATGGCCTTTCGTGGCTCCTCTCCTCAGGGGCTGGATGACCCTGCTTTACTTCAGCAGATGCTATTATCCAATCCACATGAGCTTTCACTCCTCAAGGAGCGAAACCCGCCACTTGCTGATGCCCTGCTTAGCGGAGACTTGG AGCGTTTCACCAAAGTGCTGCTGGAGCAACAGCAGGATCGAGCCAAGCGAGAGCAGGAGAGGATCAGACTTCTGACTGCTGATCCTTTTGATTTGGATGCCCAAGCAAAGATTGAGGAGGACATACG GCAGCACAATGTGGAAGAAAACATGACCATTGCAATGGAAGAGGCCCCAGAAAGCTTCGGGCAGGTGGTTATGCTCTACATTAACTGCAAAGTCAATGGGCACCCTGTGAAAGCTTTTGTTGACTCAG GCGCCCAGATGACGATCATGAGCCAAGCGTGCGCCGAGCGCTGTAACATCATGCGGCTGGTGGACCGACGCTGGGCCGGAATTGCCAAAGGAGTGGGCACCCAGAAGATCATTGGCAGAGTTCATTTGG CTCAGGTCCAGATAGAGGGGGACTTCCTTCCGTGTTCTTTCTCCATCTTGGAGGACCAGCCAATGGACATGCTGCTTGGCCTGGATATGCTAAAGAGACATCAG TGTTCGATCGACCTGAAGAAGAACTTGGTTCTAATAGGCACCACAGGCACAGAGACTCGCTTCCTGCCTGAGTCCGAGCTGCCCGAGTGTGCCCGACTAGCATACGGAACCGAGGGGCGTGAAGACGCGCCCCCAGATGAGCAAGCAGACAGAGAACTGGCAGAGGCACTTCAGAGGTCAATACAGGAAAGTG ACACTGCAGATGGACAAACTACCTCACCGCAGCCCCCACCATTTACATTACCCAGAACCTTAGGCCAGACGtcctcacccacctccacctcccacaGCCCTTCCTCTGGCCCGCCCCACCCGGCCGCCATGGAGCAGGCCTCGGCACCAGAGATGTGCCCTGATCGACCTGGCCTTCCTCAGCCTTCTTCCTCAGCAGAGGATGCAGGAGTTGCACCTAATCAgctccaccctccccctctgtctgtTCATACTGACTCCAAAGTGCCCCCTGTACCCACTCCCCTACCAGATGTCCTCCGTACATGTACCCCACCTGCGGACCCGACAGTATTCGAGTATCCGGGGAGTGAGGTCCAGCCTGGCCACACAGAGGGGAATGCTGACTCAGATGAGGTGATGAACAGCCCCACGCTCCCCCGCCCTGAGGAACTTTCCCCCATTCAACCCATGGAGCAGGAGGCCACCGAGTCGAACACGGCTGCTGCCACAGAAGCCCGTCTGAGTGTTGTTAGCCGGCCGACCTCGGTTGAAATGGAGTCCCCCGCGGCCTCCCAGGGCGTGCCGTCCTCTCAGAGGGACCAGCCTGAAGGAGAGCACTGCTCCCCCTCCGACAGCGTCCCGTCGTTGGCAGCCGCTCTGGTGGAACTTCACGAGCTGCTGGCATCCAACAACCGAGCTCCGTCCCAAAACCACAGCACCGCCTGCTCCCCCTCACATCCATTCGATCAGGAGACAAAGGAAGCGACCCCCGAGCCACGGACCCCCATGCGCGAAAACATCCAGCTCCACCCCTCTACTGCCATCTCAGCCGGTGAACCAAACGATGCCAAAGCCCaccatgctgctgctgtgtctgCCGAGGGGCCATCTAAATGTCTTGTGGCTGACCTTTCTGGCCCGGATGCAGCCGAGACCGCGGAGGGACACGGCCCGCCGCGGTGTCCCGACGGCTCTGTCAAGAGGAGGGGAGATGCCGTGAATAACATCAGCCGCCGTGAGCCAGAGGTTCCTCCTGATCCTGCACGGGACCTGGAGTTCAGGGAACCCCCCGAGGGACAGCAGGGGAGAGGAGTCGCCGACGGCACAAACACCCCGGACACTCCTGGCCTGCAAACCGAGGACACTCTCCTCGGCCCCCCGTCTCTGGCAGTGGGCTCGCGTGAGGAAGTCTCGAgcgcctcccccccctctcccactcCACTCGCTCAGGCTCCCCCGCTTCCATctccagctccgcctccatctccagcctctctcctcccttctccacaTCTCTTTATAGGACAATTTCCAGCTGAGCACATCCAGAGGATCCAGGCCGCGGGGTTTTCTGCCAGGGCGGCTGCAGAGGCGCTGGAGCAGGCGCACGGGGTCGTGGAGCTCGCTCTGCTGGCACTCCTGGCCCGCAGTATCACCGTGCCCACCAAGACTCGTCACTAG
- the ddi2 gene encoding protein DDI1 homolog 2 isoform X2, with protein sequence MLVTVFCEPKDRPETTFALDVSPELELRDFIALCELESGIPAGEIQITYVEQTLKDQTRALGNYGVKDGDVVVLSQADRRPPPTQQAFPGLPHIDFRSITIPGTSSSSQRGSIMQQQTSPPQTQPQQQPQRAAQPSTPMAFRGSSPQGLDDPALLQQMLLSNPHELSLLKERNPPLADALLSGDLERFTKVLLEQQQDRAKREQERIRLLTADPFDLDAQAKIEEDIRQHNVEENMTIAMEEAPESFGQVVMLYINCKVNGHPVKAFVDSGAQMTIMSQACAERCNIMRLVDRRWAGIAKGVGTQKIIGRVHLAQVQIEGDFLPCSFSILEDQPMDMLLGLDMLKRHQCSIDLKKNLVLIGTTGTETRFLPESELPECARLAYGTEGREDAPPDEQADRELAEALQRSIQESGQH encoded by the exons ATGCTGGTCACTGTTTTCTGCGAGCCGAAGGATCGCCCAGAAACCACCTTCGCCCTCGATGTATCTCCAGAGCTGGAGCTGAGAGACTTTATCGCACTTTGTGAGCTAGAATCAGGAATCCCAGCTGGAGAAATCCAG ATCACATATGTAGAACAGACCCTAAAAGACCAAACTCGTGCCTTGGGGAACTATGGTGTTAAGGATGGAGACGTGGTGGTCCTCAGCCAAGCTGACAGAAGGCCACCACCAACTCAACAAGCTTTTCCAG GTCTGCCCCATATTGACTTTCGTTCCATCACAATCCCCGGTACCTCTTCTTCGAGTCAACGTGGTTCCATAATGCAGCAACAGACTTCACCACCACAGACACAGCCCCAACAGCAGCCACAGCGTGCTGCACAACCTTCAACGCCAATGGCCTTTCGTGGCTCCTCTCCTCAGGGGCTGGATGACCCTGCTTTACTTCAGCAGATGCTATTATCCAATCCACATGAGCTTTCACTCCTCAAGGAGCGAAACCCGCCACTTGCTGATGCCCTGCTTAGCGGAGACTTGG AGCGTTTCACCAAAGTGCTGCTGGAGCAACAGCAGGATCGAGCCAAGCGAGAGCAGGAGAGGATCAGACTTCTGACTGCTGATCCTTTTGATTTGGATGCCCAAGCAAAGATTGAGGAGGACATACG GCAGCACAATGTGGAAGAAAACATGACCATTGCAATGGAAGAGGCCCCAGAAAGCTTCGGGCAGGTGGTTATGCTCTACATTAACTGCAAAGTCAATGGGCACCCTGTGAAAGCTTTTGTTGACTCAG GCGCCCAGATGACGATCATGAGCCAAGCGTGCGCCGAGCGCTGTAACATCATGCGGCTGGTGGACCGACGCTGGGCCGGAATTGCCAAAGGAGTGGGCACCCAGAAGATCATTGGCAGAGTTCATTTGG CTCAGGTCCAGATAGAGGGGGACTTCCTTCCGTGTTCTTTCTCCATCTTGGAGGACCAGCCAATGGACATGCTGCTTGGCCTGGATATGCTAAAGAGACATCAG TGTTCGATCGACCTGAAGAAGAACTTGGTTCTAATAGGCACCACAGGCACAGAGACTCGCTTCCTGCCTGAGTCCGAGCTGCCCGAGTGTGCCCGACTAGCATACGGAACCGAGGGGCGTGAAGACGCGCCCCCAGATGAGCAAGCAGACAGAGAACTGGCAGAGGCACTTCAGAGGTCAATACAGGAAAGTG GACAGCACTGA
- the LOC130207909 gene encoding CD27 antigen-like: MAPQSLSLAVMCVLSLWTTAAGCDVRQEKIEGQCCDLCHPGTFRKAFCPNQKTDCSPCKEGYFSENYTLFDRCDECRACQQDYVEKCTPTTNAKCSCHSGFLCSDNVCSKCEEDKCVMGEKPKRTDIAVGDKLIQYSYTCEPKHSCPYNTYFDVKEDLCKTGKEGIDFIHLILGTSFLLLTLTLLVFLSYVLIKKLRKHNKYNHPMEVLAVSTRASDFHLSKEESGFELIVQDESKNSNSLGFLHL, from the exons ATGGCTCCTCAGAGCCTTTCCCTGGCAGTAAtgtgtgttttgagtctctGGACTACAGCTGCAGGCTGTGATGTGAGACAGGAGAAGATAGAAGGGCAATGCTGTGACCTGTGTCACCCAG GTACATTTAGGAAAGCGTTTTGCCCAAACCAGAAAACTGACTGTAGCCCCTGTAAAGAGGGCTACTTCTCGGAGAACTACACCTTGTTTGACAGATGTGATGAATGTCGAGCGTGCCAACAAG ATTATGTTGAGAAATGTACACCAACCACAAATGCAAAATGTTCGTGCCATTCTGGTTTCTTGTGCTCCGACAATGTCTGTTCAAAGTGTGAAGAAGACAAATGCGTCATGGGTGAAAAACcgaagaggacag ACATTGCCGTGGGTGACAAGTTGATACAGTATTCGTATACGTGTGAGCCTAAGCATTCATGCCCTTATAACACATACTTTGATGTGAAAGAGGATCTCTGCA AGACGGGCAAAGAAGGCATAGACTTCATTCATCTGATCCTTGGCACCAGCTTTCTTTTGCTTACTCTCACTCTCCTTGTGTTTCTATCTTATGTCCTCATTAAGAAGCTGAGGAAGCACAACAAAT ATAATCATCCTATGGAAGTCTTAGCAGTCTCCACCAGAGCCAGTGACTTTCACCTGTCGAAGGAGGAGAGTGGGTTTGAGCTCATTGTGCAGGATGAATCCAAGAACAGCAACAGTTTGGGCTTTTTGCATCTGTAA
- the cplane2 gene encoding ciliogenesis and planar polarity effector 2, which yields MLASGRANGNNMARVAPSCGSIVVADWHQCKDSKEYFSKILHKKRRKNFGLLESPVMPPHVAVDTVHYKIFLSGKSGVGKTALAARLAGLTIPNLHYETTGIETTVVYWPVKLRENGRVLFFRLQLWDCGENTLRRFDHLLPACKEQVDAVLFLFSFTDRTSFDDLSNQIAKWTGTSVRHVVKLVIGTKFDLFMHCDVPERDVRDFQETWNLRVLRVGGEVSDGLGDVAPLLNCLAENLWHQDCVTAGSANHQSQQETGTLH from the exons ATGCTCGCTTCCGGCAGAGCTAACGGTAACAACATGGCGCGCGTCGCTCCTTCCTGCGGCTCAATCGTAGTCGCTGACTGGCATCAATGTAAAGACAGCAAAGAATATTTCAGCAAAATTCTTCACAAGAAGAGACGAAAAAACTTTG GCCTCTTGGAGTCTCCAGTGATGCCCCCACACGTAGCTGTGGACACAGTTCACTATAAGATCTTCCTCTCTGGCAAGAGTGGAGTTGGGAAAACTGCTCTTGCTGCACGTCTGGCAGGCCTGACTATTCCTAACTTGCACTATGAAACCACAG GTATTGAAACAACGGTGGTGTATTGGCCCGTGAAGTTGAGAGAGAATGGGAGAGTGCTTTTCTTCCGCCTGCAGCTGTGGGACTGTGGGGAGAACACCTTGCGTAGATTTGACCATTTGCTTCCT GCCTGTAAGGAGCAGGTAGACGCCGTCCTTTTTCTATTCTCCTTCACCGACAGAACATCCTTCGACGATCTGTCAAATCAAATTGCGAAATGGACCGGGACATCTGTGCGGCATGTCGTGAAATTGGTGATTGGCACCAA atttgaccttttcatgcaCTGCGATGTGCCGGAGAGAGACGTGAGGGACTTCCAGGAGACGTGGAACTTAAGAGTGCTGCGTGTGGGCGGGGAGGTCAGTGATGGGCTGGGTGACGTAGCCCCACTTCTCAACTGCCTGGCGGAGAACCTGTGGCATCAGGACTGTGTTACAGCTGGATCAGCCAACCATCAATCACAGCAGGAGACAGGGACTCTACATTAA
- the si:ch73-15b2.5 gene encoding rho guanine nucleotide exchange factor 19 — protein MAQLGGPDENGQCLSSSILTNQHSYFGDNHPVNNLISKIQTMRTKEALSSGLSLESNNAQDGGGLGQSSEPLSQIEDYSPPIDISSALRSVALMRTLDVRRLPKLFSVPRLEDNQMLSPLGDPDRSPDGAAESAEVEEQTSSFQSKFINIFPLYQDYSLQAVRDDLHRLNKSFVSELITRQHCQLAAPCASDATSPPLTPREETPASPLPHPVRVTPFTLWQDLAEVKGSGLLGSLTAREIRLQESMFELISSEVSYLNSLGVAVNHFYASKALQRTLNPTEHHILFSNIHHVMAASEKFLIDLEIRLGECVLISRVEDVVLQHGSRFHRLYVPYVTNMMYQETLVNQLLEHNRDFLYSIKKLESDPMCQRQSLKSFLVLPFQRITRIKLILESILKLTEPDSDSVLNLKKAIEAIHEIVTACDMGIRKIKQIEELVSLEMLLDFGKVKAVPLVVSGRFLVHQGPMRQLSVEASYSRLSFISVHLHLFNDLLIISSKRAPRFTVLDHAALASHVHVERLNTEALGLPADSFLLHLSQSHTGQPTAMILVAHTSSDKEKWMKALSSKR, from the exons ATGGCTCAATTGGGCGGCCCCGATGAAAACGGACAATGTTTGAGCAGCAGCATCCTCACTAATCAACACTCCTACTTTGGAGATAATCACCCAGTAAATAATTTGATTTCAAAGATACAAACCATGAGGACAAAAGAGGCTCTTTCTTCAGGGTTGTCTCTGGAATCTAACAACGCTCAGGACGGTGGAGGCCTCGGGCAGAGCAGTGAGCCCCTGAGCCAGATTGAGGATTACAG tCCTCCCATAGACATATCTTCAGCTCTCCGGTCAGTAGCTCTAATGCGTACTCTGGATGTGAGAAGACTGCCCAAGCTGTTCTCAGTGCCGAGACTTGAGGACAATCAAATGTTGTCTCCATTAGGTGATCCGGATAGAAGTCCAGATGG GGCAGCAGAGTCGGCTGAGGTGGAAGAACAGACATCATCATTCCAGTCAAAGTTCATTAATATCT TCCCGTTGTATCAGGACTACTCTCTGCAGGCGGTGAGAGACGATCTGCACCGACTGAACAAGAGCTTTGTGTCTGAACTGATCACGCGCCAACACTGCCAACTCGCTGCTCCGTGCGCCTCCGAcgccacatcccctccattaaCCCCTCGGGAAGAGACTCCGGCCTCACCTCTACCCCACCCTGTCCGGGTGACTCCATTCACCCTTTGGCAAGATCTAGCGGAGGTGAAGGGATCCGGTCTGCTCGGCAGCTTGACCGCCAGAGAGATTCGCCTTCAGGAG TCTATGTTTGAGTTGATCAGCTCTGAAGTGTCTTACCTGAATAGCCTCGGAGTTGCTGTCAATCATTTCTATGCGTCGAAGGCACTGCAACGGACCCTGAATCCAACGGAGCATCACATTTTGTTTTCCAACATTCATCACGTGATGGCAGCCAGTGAGAA GTTTCTGATTGATCTGGAAATCCGACTGGGAGAGTGTGTGTTAATATCTCGGGTCGAAGACGTCGTGCTGCAGCACGGCTCCAGGTTTCACCGCCTCTATGTGCCATATGTGACCAACATGATGTACCAAGAGACTCTCGTCAACCAGCTGCT GGAGCATAACAGAGACTTTCTGTATTCAATCAAGAAGCTTGAGAGTGACCCAATGTGTCAAAGACAGAGCCTGAAGTCGTTCCTCGTCCTTCCCTTTCAGAGAATCACTCGTATTAAACTTATCCTCGAG agCATCCTGAAACTCACTGAGCCAGATTCGGACTCTGTTTTAAATCTTAAAAAGGCAATAGAAGCAATCCACGAG ATAGTGACAGCGTGTGACATGGGGATccgaaaaattaaacaaattgaGGAACTGGTCAGCCTGGAAATGCTGCTGGACTTCGGCAAAGTTAAG gCGGTCCCTCTGGTTGTGAGTGGGCGTTTCCTGGTGCACCAGGGTCCCATGAGGCAGCTGAGTGTGGAGGCCTCTTACTCAAGACTGTCCTTCATCAgcgtccacctccacctcttcaACGACCTTTTGATCATCTCCTCCAAAAG GGCTCCGAGGTTCACAGTTCTGGATCACGCTGCATTGGCCTCACACGTGCACGTTGAGCGTCTGAATACTGAGGCCCTGGGTCTACCCGCCGACTCCTTCCTGTTGCATCTCTCGCAGAGTCACACCGGACAACCGACCGCCATGATACTTGTCGCACACACAAG CTCGGATAAAGAGAAGTGGATGAAGGCGCTGTCTTCTAAACGGTGA